The following coding sequences are from one uncultured Methanobrevibacter sp. window:
- a CDS encoding ADP-ribosylglycohydrolase family protein: protein MKGIIGAIAGDIIGSTYEFHPIKTKEFSLFNKRSTFTDDTIMTLAVAKWLLNDKNSKDELVRQLQYFGNKYPNGGYGRMFKKWLRTDHPKPYGSWGNGSAMRVSPVAWVGDSLEEVQKLAVLSSIVTHDHPEGVKGALATADAIYLARLGSSKEEIRDHIAVRYDYDLSRTLDEIRPHYRFDVSCQGSVPESIICFLEANDYEDTIRNCISLGGDADTMAAIAGGIASAYWEVPNDIHSKAVHRLSYDLLDVLVEFENKFV from the coding sequence ATGAAAGGAATTATTGGCGCAATCGCAGGAGATATAATAGGATCCACTTATGAGTTCCATCCTATCAAGACTAAGGAATTCTCTCTTTTTAATAAAAGGTCTACTTTTACAGATGATACAATCATGACCCTTGCTGTAGCTAAATGGCTGCTTAATGATAAAAACTCCAAAGATGAATTGGTAAGGCAACTCCAATATTTTGGAAACAAGTATCCTAATGGTGGCTATGGTCGAATGTTTAAGAAATGGTTAAGAACAGACCATCCGAAACCTTATGGAAGTTGGGGAAACGGTTCTGCAATGAGAGTCTCTCCAGTAGCATGGGTAGGGGACTCTTTGGAAGAGGTTCAAAAGCTTGCGGTATTATCTTCTATTGTAACTCATGATCATCCTGAAGGTGTCAAGGGTGCATTAGCTACTGCAGATGCTATCTATTTGGCAAGACTTGGCTCATCAAAGGAAGAAATCAGAGACCATATAGCGGTACGATATGATTATGACTTAAGTAGGACTCTTGATGAAATAAGGCCTCACTATAGATTTGATGTTTCCTGTCAAGGGTCTGTTCCAGAGTCTATAATTTGCTTTTTAGAAGCTAATGATTATGAGGATACAATTAGAAATTGCATTTCATTAGGTGGGGATGCAGATACCATGGCAGCTATTGCAGGTGGAATTGCATCAGCATATTGGGAAGTTCCAAATGATATTCATTCTAAAGCAGTTCATAGATTGTCTTATGACCTTTTAGATGTTTTAGTGGAATTTGAAAATAAGTTTGTATAA
- a CDS encoding flavodoxin family protein — MKTIVINADPKIKQEIGKILKSAAKGAESVGSEVEYFDLYKIDMRGCMICSICKKKNKESFKCYWKDDLSPIIEKILNADTLLIGSQIFFNEPTSHYRALVERLIYCIVSYDRNYYYKGKVNVGIFYSIISLKKHFENKVRPNLKSTEDLFKMLNGKVKVYESYKGMTSKKKTEEEIKELEKQFEIDLKNAFEIGAELSKK, encoded by the coding sequence ATGAAAACTATTGTAATCAATGCAGACCCTAAAATAAAACAGGAAATAGGAAAGATATTGAAATCTGCAGCTAAAGGTGCTGAGTCTGTAGGAAGTGAAGTGGAATACTTTGATTTATACAAAATAGACATGAGAGGTTGCATGATCTGTTCAATCTGCAAAAAGAAAAATAAAGAAAGCTTCAAATGTTACTGGAAAGATGATTTATCCCCAATAATTGAAAAAATCTTAAACGCAGATACACTTTTAATAGGTTCCCAAATATTCTTCAATGAACCGACAAGCCATTATAGGGCTTTGGTTGAAAGACTCATCTATTGTATTGTTTCATATGATAGGAATTACTATTACAAAGGAAAAGTCAATGTAGGTATCTTTTATAGCATTATCTCCCTGAAAAAGCATTTTGAAAATAAAGTTCGTCCAAACCTTAAATCAACAGAAGACTTATTTAAAATGCTGAATGGAAAAGTTAAAGTTTATGAATCTTACAAAGGAATGACAAGCAAGAAAAAGACTGAGGAAGAAATTAAAGAATTGGAAAAACAATTTGAAATTGATTTGAAAAATGCATTTGAAATAGGTGCGGAATTAAGTAAAAAATAG